The following are encoded together in the Cynocephalus volans isolate mCynVol1 chromosome 4, mCynVol1.pri, whole genome shotgun sequence genome:
- the FEN1 gene encoding flap endonuclease 1, translated as MGIQGLAKLIADVAPSAIRENDIKSYFGRKVAVDASMSIYQFLIAVRQGGDVLQNEEGETTSHLMGMFYRTIRMMENGIKPVYVFDGKPPQLKSGELAKRSERRAEAEKQLQQAQAAGAEEEVEKFTKRLVKVTKQHNDECKHLLSLMGIPYLDAPSEAEASCAALVKAGKVYAAATEDMDCLTFGSPVLMRHLTASEAKKLPIQEFHLSRILQELGLNQAQFVDLCILLGSDYCESIRGIGPKRAVDLIQKHKSIEEIVRRLDPSKYPVPENWLHKEAQHLFLEPEVLDPDSVELKWNEPNEEELVKFMCGEKQFSEERIRSGVKRLSKSRQGSTQGRLDDFFKVTGSLSSAKRKEPEPKGSSKKKAKTGSAGKFKRGK; from the coding sequence ATGGGAATTCAAGGCCTGGCCAAATTAATTGCTGATGTGGCCCCCAGTGCCATCCGGGAGAATGACATCAAGAGCTACTTTGGCCGCAAGGTGGCTGTTGATGCCTCCATGAGCATTTATCAGTTCCTGATTGCTGTTCGTCAGGGTGGGGATGTGCTGCAAAACGAGGAGGGTGAGACCACCAGCCACCTGATGGGCATGTTCTACCGCACCATCCGCATGATGGAGAATGGCATCAAGCCTGTGTATGTCTTTGATGGCAAGCCACCACAGCTCAAGTCAGGCGAGCTGGCCAAGCGCAGTGAGAGGCGGGCTGAGGCGGAGAAGCAGCTGCAGCAGGCTCAGGCTGCTGGGGCCGAGGAGGAGGTGGAAAAATTCACGAAGCGGCTGGTGAAGGTCACTAAGCAGCACAATGATGAGTGCAAACATCTGCTGAGTCTCATGGGCATCCCGTACCTTGACGcgcccagtgaggcagaggccAGCTGTGCTGCCCTGGTGAAGGCTGGCAAGGTCTATGCTGCAGCCACCGAGGACATGGACTGCCTAACCTTTGGCAGCCCTGTGCTAATGCGACACCTGACTGCCAGTGAAGCCAAGAAGCTGCCCATCCAGGAATTCCACTTGAGCCGGATTCTGCAGGAGCTGGGCCTGAACCAGGCACAGTTTGTGGATCTGTGCATCCTGCTGGGCAGTGACTACTGTGAGAGTATCCGGGGCATTGGGCCCAAGCGGGCTGTGGATCTCATCCAGAAGCACAAGAGCATTGAGGAGATTGTGCGGCGGCTCGACCCCAGCAAGTACCCCGTGCCGGAAAATTGGCTCCACAAGGAGGCCCAGCACCTCTTCCTGGAGCCCGAAGTGCTTGACCCTGATTCTGTGGAGCTGAAGTGGAATGAGCCAAATGAAGAAGAATTGGTCAAGTTCATGTGTGGTGAAAAGCAGTTCTCCGAGGAGCGAATCCGCAGTGGAGTCAAGCGGCTGAGTAAGAGCCGCCAAGGCAGCACACAGGGCCGCCTGGATGATTTCTTCAAGGTGACTGGCTCTCTCTCTTCAGCTAAGCGCAAGGAGCCAGAACCCAAGGGCTCCTCTAAGAAGAAGGCAAAGACTGGGTCAGCAGGGAAGttcaaaaggggaaaataa